In the Helianthus annuus cultivar XRQ/B chromosome 11, HanXRQr2.0-SUNRISE, whole genome shotgun sequence genome, one interval contains:
- the LOC110892183 gene encoding alpha-ketoglutarate-dependent dioxygenase AlkB: protein MQDVFQRRHSIGLRQYHHTPAAAAAAAGVQAFGLILPPGAPNTSSATPNTSTKPVTDLPVSHHRILNPGMILLKNHITIRDQVDIVKICHTLGVGPGGFQQPGYSSGSKLQLQRMCFGRNWDPETKYRERYRNDGSIPPPVPPLFIPLVQSLIQDAQAHLTSANEIPLMRPDVCLVNFYTATGRLGLHQDRDERPYSIRGGLPVVSISIGDAGEFLYGHTRDEDKLQKVVLESGDVVIFGGKSRLIFHGVRGIFPNTTPLPLLEKIKLRPGRLNLTFRQF, encoded by the exons ATGCAGGATGTGTTTCAACGTCGTCATTCGATTGGGCTGAGGCAGTATCACCACactcctgctgctgctgctgctgctgctggtgtgCAAGCCTTTGGTTTAATCCTTCCCCCTGGTGCCCCCAACACGAGTTCTGCGACCCCGAACACGAGTACCAAACCGGTAACTGATCTTCCAGTGTCTCATCATCGAATACTTAATCCTGGTATGATTCTCTTGAAGAATCACATCACCATCAGGGACCAG GTTGATATAGTTAAAATATGTCATACGTTGGGAGTGGGTCCCGGCGGGTTTCAGCAGCCGGGTTACAGTAGCGGATCTAAACTTCAACTACAAAGGATGTGTTTTGGTCGAAACTGGGATCCGGAAACAAAGTATAGAGAACGTTACCGAAATGATGGTTCTATACCGCCCCCCGTTCCACCTCTATTTATTCCATTGGTTCAAAGTTTAATTCAAGATGCTCAAGCTCATTTAACCTCAGCGAATGAAATTCCTTTAATGCGCCCGGATGTTTGTTTGGTCAATTTCTACACGGCCACTGGTCGACTTGGTCTTCATCAG GATCGCGATGAGAGGCCTTATAGTATCCGGGGAGGGTTGCCTGTGGTTTCGATCTCCATTGGTGATGCTGGAGAATTCTTGTATGGTCATACTAGAGATGAAGACAAGCTACAGAAAGTTGTGTTGGAGTCGGGTGATGTTGTGATATTCGGTGGCAAGTCTAGACTGATTTTTCATGGGGTGAGGGGAATCTTCCCGAATACAACTCCTTTGCCGTTATTGGAAAAGATCAAGCTCAGACCGGGCCGTTTAAACCTTACGTTTAGACAATTCTGA